A window from Pseudomonas campi encodes these proteins:
- the hemC gene encoding hydroxymethylbilane synthase, whose translation MMSREIRIATRKSALALWQAEHVKARLEQAHPGLKVSLVPMVSRGDKLLDAPLAKIGGKGLFVKELETALLENEADIAVHSMKDVPMDFPAGLGLFCICEREDPRDAFVSNTYANFAELPAGSVVGTSSLRRQAQLLARRPDLKIQFLRGNVNTRLAKLDAGEYDAIILAAAGLIRLGFESRIRASISAEDSLPAGGQGAVGIECRTADSEIHALLAPLHHADTADRVNAERALNKHLNGGCQVPIACYALLEGEQLWLRGLVGQPDGGLLLRAEARAPRAAAEQLGVQVAEQLLAQGAAQILKAVYGEAAAE comes from the coding sequence ATCATGTCCCGCGAAATCCGTATTGCCACTCGCAAGAGTGCCCTGGCCCTGTGGCAGGCCGAACACGTCAAGGCGCGCCTGGAGCAGGCCCATCCCGGCCTCAAGGTCAGCCTGGTGCCGATGGTCAGCCGTGGCGACAAGCTGCTCGATGCGCCGCTGGCGAAGATCGGCGGCAAGGGCCTGTTCGTCAAGGAACTGGAAACCGCCCTGCTGGAGAACGAAGCCGACATCGCCGTGCATTCGATGAAGGATGTGCCGATGGATTTCCCCGCCGGCCTCGGCCTGTTCTGCATCTGTGAACGGGAAGATCCGCGCGACGCCTTCGTCTCCAATACCTATGCCAATTTCGCTGAGCTGCCGGCCGGTAGCGTGGTCGGCACTTCCAGCCTGCGCCGCCAGGCTCAGCTGCTGGCGCGCCGGCCCGATCTGAAAATCCAGTTCCTCCGCGGCAACGTCAACACCCGCCTGGCCAAGCTGGATGCCGGCGAGTACGACGCCATCATCCTCGCCGCCGCCGGGCTGATTCGCCTCGGCTTCGAGAGCCGCATCCGTGCCTCGATCAGCGCCGAAGACAGCCTGCCGGCTGGCGGTCAGGGCGCGGTGGGGATCGAGTGCCGCACGGCCGATAGCGAGATTCACGCCCTGCTGGCGCCGCTGCACCATGCCGATACAGCCGACCGGGTGAATGCCGAGCGGGCGCTGAACAAGCACCTCAATGGCGGCTGCCAGGTGCCAATCGCCTGCTATGCCCTGCTCGAAGGTGAGCAGTTGTGGCTGCGCGGCCTGGTCGGCCAACCGGATGGCGGCCTGCTGCTGCGTGCCGAGGCCCGTGCGCCACGCGCCGCTGCCGAGCAGTTGGGCGTGCAGGTGGCCGAGCAACTGCTGGCGCAGGGCGCGGCGCAAATCCTCAAGGCGGTCTACGGCGAGGCCGCCGCCGAGTGA
- a CDS encoding LytR/AlgR family response regulator transcription factor, translating into MNVLIVDDEPLARERLSRLVGDLEGCRVLEPAASNGEEALALIDSLKPDVVLLDIRMPGLDGLQVAAKLCEREAPPAVIFCTAHDEFALEAFQVSAVGYLVKPVRPEALAEALKKAERPNRVQLAALTRPAGANGAGPRSHISARTRKGIELIPLEHVIFFIADHKYVTLRHEGGEVLLDEPLKALEDEFGDRFVRIHRNALVSRERIERLQRTPLGHFQLYLKGLGGDALTVSRRHVAGVRKLMNNL; encoded by the coding sequence ATGAATGTGCTGATCGTCGATGACGAACCCCTTGCCCGCGAGCGCCTCAGCCGATTGGTTGGCGATCTCGAGGGTTGTCGTGTCCTCGAGCCTGCGGCAAGCAATGGCGAAGAGGCCCTGGCCCTGATCGACAGCCTGAAGCCCGACGTGGTGCTGCTGGATATCCGCATGCCCGGCCTCGATGGCCTGCAGGTGGCGGCCAAGCTGTGCGAGCGCGAGGCGCCGCCGGCGGTGATCTTCTGCACCGCCCATGACGAATTCGCCCTGGAGGCCTTCCAGGTCAGCGCCGTGGGCTATCTGGTCAAACCGGTGCGGCCCGAAGCGCTGGCCGAGGCGCTGAAGAAGGCCGAGCGGCCCAATCGCGTGCAGCTCGCCGCGCTGACCCGCCCGGCCGGCGCCAACGGTGCCGGCCCGCGCAGCCACATCAGTGCGCGCACGCGCAAAGGTATCGAGCTGATTCCGTTGGAGCATGTGATCTTCTTCATCGCCGACCACAAGTACGTGACCTTGCGCCATGAAGGTGGCGAGGTGCTGCTGGATGAGCCGCTGAAGGCGCTGGAAGACGAGTTCGGTGACCGCTTCGTGCGTATCCACCGCAATGCTCTGGTCTCCCGCGAGCGCATCGAGCGGCTGCAGCGCACGCCGCTGGGGCACTTCCAGCTGTACCTCAAAGGTTTGGGTGGCGACGCCCTGACCGTTAGCCGCCGGCATGTGGCCGGGGTGCGCAAGTTGATGAACAACCTCTAA
- a CDS encoding sensor histidine kinase — MQIKWFNQGRSLGPDDDFFLPELCLPEALLSMVLLAELLVLVLVLSEPMQPGFNWVRLALTSLFVQWIVLLSAALLCRLRPLLARLRAALAGSLCCAIVVGLALACTAVADYFELGGPLPRSGEVNLYLRHGLISLIMSALLLRYFYLQSQWRRQQQAELRARIEALQARIRPHFLFNSLNSIASLVVIDPYKAEQAVLDLSDLFRASLAKPGTLVPWHDELELARRYLSIEQYRLGDRLQLDWQVDAVPDDLPIPQLTLQPLLENALIYGIQPRIEGGLVRVEAQYEDGVFQLCVSNPYDEGVEQRPSRGTHQALVNIDARLAALFGPRASLSVDRRDGRHFTCLRYPCERLTQEARAI, encoded by the coding sequence ATGCAAATCAAATGGTTCAACCAAGGGCGCAGCCTCGGCCCGGACGACGACTTCTTCCTGCCGGAGCTGTGCCTGCCCGAAGCGCTGCTGAGCATGGTCCTGCTCGCCGAGTTGCTGGTACTGGTGCTGGTGCTCTCCGAGCCGATGCAGCCCGGCTTCAACTGGGTGCGTCTGGCGCTGACCTCGCTGTTCGTGCAGTGGATCGTGCTGCTCTCGGCCGCGCTGCTGTGCCGTCTGCGCCCGTTGCTGGCGCGCCTGCGCGCGGCGCTGGCCGGCAGCCTGTGCTGCGCCATCGTGGTCGGCCTGGCCCTGGCGTGCACCGCTGTGGCGGATTACTTCGAGCTGGGCGGGCCGTTGCCGCGCAGTGGCGAGGTCAACCTGTACCTGCGCCATGGGCTGATCAGCCTGATCATGTCGGCGCTGCTGTTGCGCTATTTTTATCTGCAGAGCCAGTGGCGTCGGCAGCAACAGGCGGAACTGCGCGCGCGGATCGAGGCTTTGCAGGCGCGCATCCGCCCGCACTTCCTGTTCAACAGCCTGAACAGCATCGCCAGCCTGGTGGTGATCGACCCGTACAAGGCCGAGCAGGCGGTGCTCGATCTGTCCGACCTGTTCCGCGCCAGCCTGGCCAAGCCCGGCACGCTGGTGCCCTGGCACGATGAACTGGAGCTGGCGCGAAGATATTTGTCGATCGAGCAATATCGGCTCGGCGACAGGCTACAGTTGGATTGGCAGGTGGACGCAGTACCGGATGATTTGCCGATCCCGCAACTGACCTTGCAACCGCTGCTGGAAAATGCCCTGATCTATGGCATCCAGCCGCGCATCGAAGGCGGGCTGGTGCGGGTTGAGGCGCAGTATGAGGACGGGGTGTTCCAGCTCTGTGTGAGCAACCCCTATGACGAAGGTGTCGAGCAGCGGCCGTCGCGCGGCACCCATCAGGCGTTGGTGAATATAGATGCGCGTTTGGCGGCACTTTTCGGGCCGCGCGCAAGTCTCAGCGTGGATCGCCGTGACGGGCGCCACTTCACCTGTCTACGCTATCCATGTGAGAGACTCACGCAGGAAGCCAGAGCAATATGA
- the argH gene encoding argininosuccinate lyase → MSTEKTNQSWGGRFSEPVDAFVARFTASVEFDKRLYRHDIMGSIAHASMLAKVGVLTDAERDSIEAGLKQIQAEIEAGQFDWRIDLEDVHMNIEARLTDRIGVTGKKLHTGRSRNDQVATDIRLWLRDEIDLILAEVTRLQQGLLGLAEAEADTIMPGFTHLQTAQPVTFGHHLLAWFEMLSRDYERLVDCRKRVNRMPLGSAALAGTTYPIAREITAELLGFDAVGGNSLDGVSDRDFAIEFCAAASLAMMHLSRFSEELVLWTSAQFQFIDLPDRFCTGSSIMPQKKNPDVPELVRGKTGRVFGALTGLLTLMKGQPLAYNKDNQEDKEPLFDAADTLRDSLRAFADMVPAIKPKREIMREAARRGFSTATDLADYLVRKGLPFRDCHEIVGHAVKYGVDSGKDLAEMSLAELRQFSEQIGDDVFAVLTLEGSVNARDHIGGTAPNQVRAAVLRGKELLATR, encoded by the coding sequence ATGAGCACCGAGAAAACCAACCAGTCCTGGGGCGGCCGCTTCAGCGAGCCGGTCGACGCTTTTGTCGCCCGTTTCACCGCCTCCGTCGAGTTCGACAAGCGCCTGTATCGCCACGACATCATGGGTTCCATCGCCCATGCGAGCATGCTGGCCAAGGTCGGCGTGCTGACCGACGCAGAGCGCGACAGCATCGAGGCCGGGCTCAAGCAGATCCAGGCGGAAATCGAAGCCGGCCAGTTCGACTGGCGCATCGACCTGGAAGACGTGCACATGAACATCGAGGCGCGTCTGACCGACCGCATCGGCGTCACCGGCAAGAAGCTGCACACCGGCCGTAGCCGCAACGACCAGGTGGCCACCGACATCCGCCTGTGGCTGCGCGACGAAATCGACCTGATCCTCGCCGAGGTCACCCGCCTGCAGCAGGGTCTGCTCGGCCTGGCGGAAGCCGAAGCCGACACCATCATGCCCGGCTTCACCCACCTGCAGACCGCTCAGCCGGTCACCTTCGGGCATCACCTTTTGGCCTGGTTCGAGATGCTCAGCCGCGACTACGAGCGCCTGGTCGACTGCCGCAAGCGGGTCAACCGCATGCCGCTGGGCTCGGCGGCCCTGGCCGGCACCACCTACCCGATTGCTCGCGAGATCACTGCAGAACTGCTCGGTTTCGACGCCGTTGGCGGCAACTCCCTGGATGGTGTGTCCGATCGCGATTTCGCCATCGAATTCTGCGCCGCCGCCTCACTGGCGATGATGCACCTGTCGCGCTTCTCCGAAGAGCTGGTGCTGTGGACCTCCGCACAGTTCCAGTTCATCGACCTGCCCGACCGCTTCTGCACCGGCTCCTCGATCATGCCGCAGAAGAAAAACCCGGACGTGCCGGAGCTGGTACGCGGCAAGACCGGCCGCGTGTTCGGCGCCCTGACCGGCCTGCTGACCCTGATGAAGGGCCAGCCGCTGGCCTACAACAAGGACAATCAGGAAGACAAGGAACCGCTGTTCGACGCCGCCGACACTCTGCGCGACTCGCTGCGCGCCTTCGCCGACATGGTCCCGGCGATCAAGCCCAAGCGCGAAATCATGCGCGAGGCGGCCCGCCGCGGCTTCTCCACTGCCACCGACCTGGCCGACTACCTGGTACGCAAGGGCCTGCCGTTCCGCGATTGCCACGAGATCGTCGGCCACGCGGTGAAATACGGCGTCGACAGCGGCAAGGACCTGGCCGAGATGAGCCTGGCCGAACTGCGCCAGTTCAGCGAACAGATCGGCGACGACGTGTTCGCCGTGCTGACCCTGGAAGGCTCGGTCAACGCCCGCGACCATATCGGCGGCACCGCACCGAACCAGGTGCGCGCCGCCGTGCTGCGTGGCAAGGAGCTGCTGGCGACACGCTGA
- a CDS encoding GNAT family N-acetyltransferase, with translation MSLHIRPATADDAALILRFITDLAIYEKAEHEVKTDVTGIRDSLFGAGSTTHGLICEQDGVPVGFAVYFFSYSTWLGKHGIYLEDLYVAPEHRKLGAGKALLRHLAQLAVTKGCGRMEWAVLDWNTPAMEFYEAFGARPKDDWVCYRLTGQALLDFAAG, from the coding sequence ATGAGCCTGCATATTCGCCCCGCCACCGCCGACGACGCCGCGCTGATCCTGCGCTTCATCACCGACCTGGCCATCTACGAGAAGGCCGAGCACGAGGTGAAGACCGATGTGACCGGCATCCGCGACAGTCTGTTCGGCGCCGGCAGCACCACCCACGGCCTGATCTGCGAGCAGGACGGCGTACCCGTCGGCTTCGCCGTGTACTTCTTCAGCTACTCGACCTGGCTGGGCAAGCACGGCATCTATCTGGAAGACCTGTATGTCGCTCCCGAGCACCGTAAGCTCGGTGCCGGCAAAGCCCTGCTGCGCCACCTGGCCCAGCTGGCCGTGACCAAGGGCTGCGGGCGCATGGAGTGGGCGGTGCTGGACTGGAACACCCCGGCCATGGAGTTCTACGAAGCCTTTGGCGCCCGCCCCAAGGACGACTGGGTCTGCTACCGCCTGACCGGCCAGGCGCTGCTGGACTTCGCCGCCGGCTGA
- a CDS encoding endo alpha-1,4 polygalactosaminidase, translating to MRLLLSLATLLSIAAPSLAAPLAIPASSSWHLQLNGTLQTPNRHVYDIDLYDTPKQTIGNLKAQGRIVICYFSAGTWEYWRSDAKLYPKAALGKPLPDWPGERWLDFRRSDVRALLAKRLDLARNKGCNGVDPDNVDGYSNANGLKLTQAQQLDFNRWLAKEAHKRNLSVGLKNAVDLLPQLASHFDFAVNESCYQYNECAGYSLLRSQGKPVFIADYRAYNSKLCSQAKASGYRLQFFKLDLKGVGKPCP from the coding sequence ATGCGTTTGCTGCTCAGCCTTGCCACCCTGCTGTCCATCGCCGCCCCCAGCCTGGCCGCGCCACTGGCCATTCCGGCCAGCAGCAGCTGGCATCTGCAGCTCAATGGCACGTTGCAGACGCCCAACCGGCATGTCTACGACATCGACCTGTACGACACGCCCAAGCAGACCATCGGCAACCTCAAGGCCCAGGGGCGCATCGTCATCTGCTATTTCAGCGCCGGCACCTGGGAATACTGGCGCAGCGACGCCAAGCTCTACCCCAAGGCTGCCCTGGGCAAGCCGCTGCCAGACTGGCCCGGCGAGCGCTGGCTGGACTTTCGCCGCAGCGACGTGCGCGCGCTGCTGGCCAAGCGCCTGGACCTGGCACGCAACAAGGGCTGCAATGGTGTCGACCCGGACAACGTGGACGGCTACAGCAACGCCAACGGCCTCAAACTGACCCAGGCCCAGCAGCTCGACTTCAACCGCTGGCTGGCCAAGGAGGCACACAAGCGCAACCTCAGCGTCGGCCTGAAGAATGCCGTCGACCTGCTGCCGCAACTGGCCAGCCATTTCGATTTCGCCGTCAACGAGAGCTGCTACCAGTACAACGAATGTGCCGGCTATTCGCTACTGCGCAGCCAGGGCAAGCCGGTGTTCATTGCCGACTACCGGGCCTACAACAGCAAGCTGTGCAGCCAGGCCAAGGCTTCCGGCTATCGCCTGCAGTTCTTCAAGCTCGACCTCAAGGGCGTCGGCAAGCCCTGCCCCTGA
- a CDS encoding glutathione S-transferase family protein, with product MLKLHGFAVSNYFNMVKLALLEKGVPFETVVVHGGQSPEFLAISPRGKVPVLQTEQGYINETSAILEYLEERGEGRPLLPAEPYARAHVRALMKEIELYIELPARSCYLEVFFSGKVDELTKSKAKADLLAGVATLKRHGKFAPYVAGAQFSLADLYFLYSLDLAGIVAKKLFALDLLAELPQARALFALLEQNPHVQQIAADKQAAMTDFLAAIKAKG from the coding sequence ATGCTCAAGCTTCACGGATTCGCCGTCAGCAACTACTTCAATATGGTCAAGCTGGCCCTGCTGGAAAAGGGCGTGCCCTTCGAGACGGTCGTCGTGCATGGCGGGCAGAGCCCGGAGTTCCTTGCCATCAGTCCGCGCGGCAAGGTGCCGGTGCTGCAGACCGAGCAGGGCTATATCAACGAGACCAGTGCCATCCTCGAATACCTGGAGGAGCGCGGCGAAGGTCGTCCGCTGCTGCCGGCCGAGCCCTACGCGCGGGCCCACGTACGTGCGCTGATGAAGGAGATCGAGCTGTACATCGAGCTGCCCGCGCGCAGCTGCTACCTGGAAGTGTTCTTCAGTGGCAAGGTCGACGAGTTGACCAAGAGCAAGGCCAAGGCCGATCTGCTGGCCGGGGTGGCCACCCTCAAGCGACACGGCAAGTTCGCGCCCTATGTGGCCGGCGCGCAGTTCAGCCTGGCCGACCTGTATTTCCTCTACAGCCTGGATCTGGCCGGCATCGTGGCGAAGAAGCTGTTCGCCCTCGATCTGCTGGCCGAGTTGCCGCAGGCCCGTGCGCTGTTCGCCCTGCTCGAGCAAAACCCGCATGTGCAGCAGATCGCCGCGGACAAGCAGGCGGCGATGACTGACTTTCTCGCGGCGATCAAGGCCAAGGGCTGA